In the Aquimarina spinulae genome, TTTTTTATGAAGAATATACAAATATGAATGCAGTGGATGCTCATAATTCTTCGAATCATTTTAAAGAATTTATTTCACTGGTATCCTCAATACTTACATCAGAACCAGTAATAGAAGTTTTCTAATTGTTAATCAATAAAACGTCATATAAACCTAATAAAAGTTTGGCGACATATGTTGATCGAATTTATGTGCTAAAACATTCGGGAGCATTTAAATTGCCTGCGATTTTGCCTGGTACAGGTTTAGAATTGTTGTTTCATACTCATGAACCATTGCTAATAAATAATCATAAATGTGATAATGGCCATGTTATTTGTCCTAGAAATTCAATATTACATATAGATGAGTTTAGTGATGTTTCTTTTATATCGGTTCGATTTAAAAGTGGGGCTTTTCGTCACTTTTCTTCAATTCCATTTATAGAACTAAACAATCAGTTTGCTTCTGTCGAGGATATTTGGGGGGTTAAGGGTAAATATTTTTTAGAGAAACTAAATGAGCACCATACTATTAATGACAAAATTAAATGTATAGAGTCCTTTTTGCTTAAATGTTTGTATGATTACCATAATAAACAAAATGACAAATGGGACACTATCATGCATTCTTTGTATAAGCAGTATAATTCAATTTCTTTAAAAGAATTAGCTGCTTATACTAATTTGAGTTACCGCCAGTTTGAAAGAAATTTTAAATCTCAATTTGGGATTACGCCAAAGAAAATCCAACGAATTATACGGTTTGAAGCTACGGTAAAAAAAATACTATTAAACAGAAACCCTGGGTATTTGTCTACTGCATTAGATCATGGCTATTACGATCAAAGCCATTTTATCAACGAATTTCAGTTTTTTACCGAAGAAAAGCCTTCTAACTATTTTGTGACAAAGAATTATGATCATCATTTTTATGATAAATCAATAAAAGCACCAGAAAGGTATTAGTTTTTTACAAAGTTGATATCTCCTAAATATTGGGTAATATCCTTTGCTATGATATCTCTACCATGATTGTTCCAGTGTCTGTCATAGATTAAAGTAGTAGAACGATCAGAGGTTTCAAAAGAAGCAGAGAAATCGATGTAATTAAATTCATTTTTTTCTAAATACGATAAAAATAGAGGACTTGTTATTTTGGAGTCTAAAAGAAGCGTAAATCGTTTTTTATCATATCCATATTTAGAAATCAAGCTTTTGAAGTTGGCCAGGTATTTCTCTTCATTTTCTTTTTTAATTCTCAAAATTTCGGCATCATCTATCGAAACTGTCTTTTTTTTGGGTTTAAGCATATTAAGGAATCGATACATAAGTTCCTGAGGAGGATCTAAAATCCCAATGCTTTTACAGTATACTATTAGTTTACTTTTTTTAAGCATTTTGTTCATGGGAGACTCTAAAGCTAATCGACTATTAACAACCCGGTATTCTGCACGCGTTAAATCGTTAGAGAATTTTATACCCAAAATAACGTGGTCAATAAGATCGAATTGAGAAGCATACGAATGTATCAGGTGTAGTTGGTCTGCAAAATCATAACCGGCATAGCCATATTCATATACTTCAATTTCAGGAATAGCATTTTCAATCTTTTTACCAATAGAGTTGTAGTAGTTTTGATGAAACCCTTCTATAAATGAATCCCCAACCAATGCTACTTCGATTTTATCTTTTGTTGGGATAAATTCTCTATAAGAATTATACCCTGTCGTATTAATATGATATTCTGAAAAATTTTGCCTTCTGTTTCCAGTAACCGAAAAACCATTTTGGTTTGGTTTCCATTTTTCTACTTTGTATTCGTCGAGAAATCGGGTAGGAGTGTCTTTTCCTAAATGAAAAACACGCACTAAGCCTTCTAATACGATGAGTATTAAAAAAACATATAAGATACTTTTGATTATAAGTTTTTTCATGTGACTTTAAAATTATATCATAATGCTTTTTTTATTGTCATTATCTATTTTTAATTAGAATTGGAAATAAATAAATGATCTGTCTATGTTATCATCAAAAAACAGTAACATTCCTAAAATTACTAAAGTATATGCAACGAATCTCACGATTCTAGACTTAAATTTAAAAGGAGCGCGCTCGTCTCTTCTGATTCTAAATTCATATAAAATAAAAAGACCTAACAAAATAAAATAATCTACCATGCGATACCCTAAAGGATGTTGATAGGTTTCGTATGAAAAATTGGCGTATATCTGCTCTAAAAAACCAAAAGCATCTGTAATGGACTCAGATCTAAAGAATACTCTAGAAAATGTGACTAATAAAAAAGTGAGTAAAATTTGTGAGATTTCTGTTAAAGAGGGAAGCCAGCGATTTTCTGCTACCACAGTATTCATATAAATACGATTTCGTCCCATTAAAAAAACAGGAATGTATAAAGCAGCATGAATTGCTCCCCATACGATAAAAGTCCAGTTTGCACCATGCCAAAAACCACTCACTAAGAAAATAATAATAATATTTCTAACCGATTTAAGTTTGCTTACTCTGCTTCCGCCAAGAGGGATATATACGTAATGTCTAAACCAGGTGGATAAAGAAACATGCCATCGCTGCCAATATTCGGCAACATTTCTAGAAAATGTAGGAAACTTAAAGTTAGACATTAATTCTATTCCAAATAGTTTGGCTGTTCCTATAGCGATATCAGAATACCCACTAAAATCTCCATAAACCTGAAAACTAAAAAGCGATACGCCAAGGATTAAAGTAGAAGCAGAATAATCGTTATAATTAAGAAAGATATCATCAACAATAGGAGCAATAGAATCTGCAATAACTACTTTTTTGAATAACCCCCAAAGTATAAGCCTTAGGCCTTCTGTGCATTGTGTGTAATTAAAAATTCTTTTGGTGGTGATTTGTGATAAGAGATTAGAAGCTCTCTCTATGGGGCCAGCAACCAATTGAGGGAAAAAACTAACAAAAGTAGCAAATGCAATAAAATTCTTGGTAGGCGTTAATCTTTTGTAATAAATATCTAATGAATACGACATGGTCTGAAACGTATAAAAAGATATGCCTACAGGTAAAATAATCTGTAATGTCCATGTGCTTTTAAGCTCATATCCGAAAACAGAAAGAAAATCTACCCAGGACCCTATAAAGAAATTGTAGTATTTAAAGAAGCCTAAAAGACCGATGTTAAAAATTACACTTACCCATAACCAGGCTTTTCTTTTTGAAGCAGAATCATTAGCATGAATAGTTTGACCTATAAAAAAATCAACAACAGTACTTGCGAGTATAAGAAATAGAAATCGCCAATCCCATAAGCCATAAAAGATATAACTGGCGATAAGTATAAACAAATTCTGAATTTGAATTTTTTTATAGAAAATAAACCAGTAAAGAACAAAAACGACTGGCAGGAATATAAAAAAATCTAAAGAATTGAATAACATCTATACCGTATATAATTATAAAATTCGGAGAAGGGTTACACAAAGAAATATAGCGAAAATATCTCATTGCTATTGAAGGGCATAAATTTTGTGTATTTAATTTTATAAATCAAATATTTATGAAGTTATTTTTTATTTGATACTAAATACTAGGTTTTGTTATAAAAAAAAATGATGATAAGTGGGGGAAATGCCCCTGTTCAGAAATAGGTGTTATCCCCATGAAATTAATTTATTATTAAACTATACTTGTACTACCCAAAATAGTTTACAAAAAAGTAATACGAAAAATGAATTTTGGTGATGCATTATGTTTAATTTTGCGGTAAATTATGATTTTAGGTTTAAATTCGTTTTTTATTACAAGTAGTTTTATGGAGTATCTATAATACTTTTCTTACGGGATTTCCGTATTGTAAGGCAATATTTAGGCAAACGTGAGTCATTGAACGTTTTTTTTAAGTATTCTGTCTAAAAAATTAAATTTTGAATTGTTAATTGATTTAACTAGACTATTTTAGCTTTGGAAAACAAATGTAAAGTAAGTTCAAAAAAGGAAGTTCTACCCCCCTTCTTCCAGCGTTTTTTAGATTGTCATCAAAAAGATTTGACTAATTGTTATGCATGTCGCGTAATTGTTATGTCAATAGGAAATTATTGTTCATTATTAATGGGAAAATTATGAATATAATTGATTCAAAAAAAATATGGCTTTCTTCACCGCATATGGGTGGATCAGAGCAAAAATTCGTAAAAGAAGCATTCGACACAAACTGGGTAGCACCTTTGGGTCCAAACGTTAATGGATTTGAGAGTGATATTGAAAGTTACCTTGGAGAAGATGTTTATGCTGCAGCATTAAGTTCTGGTACAGCTGCATTACACCTTGGGTTAAAACTACTTGGTGTTACGGTTGGTGATGAAGTATTATGCCAAAGTATGACATTTGCTGCTTCGGCCAATCCAATAGTATATCTTGGTGCTAAACCTATATTTATAGATAGCGAAAGAAGTACCTGGAATCTATGTCCAGATCAACTAGAAATAGCAATAAAAGACAGAATTGCAAAAGGTAAAAAGCCTAAAGCAATTATTGCTGTACATTTATATGGAATGCCATATAATGTAGAGGCTATTCATAATATTGCTTCAGAATACAAAATCCCTATATTAGAAGATAGTGCAGAAGCCTTAGGAAGTTCTTATCAAGGAATTAACTGTGGAACTTTTGGAGATATTGCTATCCTTTCTTTTAATGGGAATAAGATTATTACTACCTCTGGAGGTGGATCACTTGTTTCTAAAAAACAAGAACATAAAGATAAAGCCATTTTCTTGGCAACTCAAGCCAGAGACAATGCACCTCATTATGAACATTCTGAAATAGGATATAATTACAGAATGAGCAATATTACTGCAGGCATAGGAAGAGGGCAGATGGAAGTTTTGGATGCCCATGTTGATAATAGACGTAGTAATTTTGAATTTTACAAAAAGAACCTTGAAGATTCCTCTGAAATAAAGTTTTTAGAAGAACCTTCTGGATATCATTCTAATAGATGGTTAACCTGTATAGAAACCAGCTCTTATAAGTTAAGAGAAGGAATACGGTTATCACTGGCAGAAGAAAACATAGAATCAAGACCGTTATGGAAGCCCATGCATCAACAAGCTGTATTTGCAGATTGTGATGCTTACCTCAATGGAATTTCTGATGACCTATTTGATCGCGGCCTTTGCTTACCCAGCGGGTCTAATCTTGAAGAAGATGATTTATATAGAATTGTATCAGTAATTAAAAATGTATTGAGATGATAAAGAGCTACCTTATAAATAATTCGCATAAACACGCATCTAAATGGCTAGTTTTATCTATTGATGTGTTAATTACGATCTTTAATTTCTTTTTGGCGTACGTAATTAGATTTGGAATCACGTTAAATTTTGATACCACTAATTTAATATACCAATTACCAATTATAGCAGGTTTATCTACCTTAAGCTTTTTAATGATAGGATCCTATAAAGGAGTGGTTAGACATACAGGAATGAGAGATGCTTATAACCTGTTTGTTGCTGTAACTATCTTAATTAGTTTAATGGGATTTTTTATGGCATCCAGTAGATTAGCACTATTGCCAGAATTGTTAAATATTCCTGTGTCTATAATTTGCGTGCACTATTTATTAAATATTATAACACTTACTACAAGTCGTTTGATATTTAAATATTGCTACTACTATGTGAAGTCAAAAATAGGAGAAACTTCTAGAATATTGATTTATGGGGCAGGAGATTCTGGATTAATAACCCTTGCAGCGGTTACTAATGATTCAAACAGATCCTTATCTGTAGTTGGTTTTGTTGATGATAATTCTCAAAAAATTGGTAAGACAATTAATGGGATTAAGGTATATCCTTCGGGAATGATTAATCAAAGCTTTATAACAAAGAACAATATTAAGGAGATCGTTGTATCTATTCCACATATAAGTAAAAAAAGACTCTCAGAAATTTCTGATAACTTGCTTAAGCTAAAGGTTACCGTTAAAATAATACCCGCAGTAAATGATTGGATTGATGGTAAATTAAAGGTTTCTCAAATTAAAGAAATTCAAATAGAAGACTTATTAGAAAGAGCTCCTATTAGTATGGATAATCAGAATATCACACAAGAACTTAATGATAAAGTGATTTTGATAACAGGAGCAGCTGGATCAATAGGAAGTGAAATAGTAAGACAAGCTTCATATTATAGCTATAGACATCTTGTTTTGGTTGATCAGGCAGAATCCCCTTTATATGATTTACAACAAGAGCTTTTAAGTAAAGGAGTAACCAATTTTACGCCTATTGTTGCTGATATAAGAGACCATCAAAGAGTAGAAACTATATTTGAAAAGTATAGACCTAATATGGTTTTTCATGCAGCAGCATATAAGCATGTACCTCTAATGGAGAATAATCCTTGTGAGGCAATTAAAATTAATGTACTTGGAACCAGGAAACTTGCAGATTTGTCATCTGAGTTTGGTGTAGATAAGTTTGTTTTTGTATCTACAGATAAAGCAGTGAACCCTACCAATGTGATGGGAGCAACCAAGAGAGTTGCCGAAATGTATATAAAATGTATTAATGGAACCAGTAATACTAAATTTATTACCACTAGATTCGGAAATGTACTGGGATCGAATGGATCTGTTATTCCATTATTTAAAAAACAAATCCAAAAAGGAGGGCCATTAACAGTTACTCATAAAGATGTAACTCGCTTTTTTATGACTATACCAGAAGCTTCTCAATTGGTTATAGAAGCAGGAACAATGGGTAATGGAGGCGAAATATTTATCTTTGATATGGGAGAATCTGTAAAGATTTTTGACCTTGCAAAGAAAATGATACGATTATCTGGCCTTAGATATCCAGAAGATATAGATATAAAAATAACAGGCCTTAGACCTGGAGAGAAATTGTATGAAGAACTCCTGGCTGATACAGAAAATACGTTACCAACCTATCACAAGAAAATAATGATAAGTAGATTTGATGATAATGATTGTGTATTGGTAAAAGATAAAATTGATGACCTTTGTATTATGAATTTACTAAGCCAGGATCATCAAATTGTAGGAAAATTAAAAGAGATAGTTCCAGAATTTATCTCCAATAATTCTACCTTCGAAAGTATTGATAAAATTAATAAGAAAAGTATTCAAGGTAAGCGAGAAGTTCTTGCATAGAGCTTGATGTAACAAAATAGTAGGTATTATATAGTAAGGGAAAAAATACCTTCAAAACATTTTAGTAAGAAGAGATAGGCTTGTTTAGGGGAATAAACTTGCCTAAATGTTTTATGGTGTTCTTTTAGAACGCGTGAAAGGAAAATAGTATAGATAAAGCAAAATCTTATTGCTAAACTAAATAAAGTTATATTTTTGTAACTCTATTAATAGGCTTACTTATAAAGTATTAAAATATGCGATGTAGATTTTTGTTATTATTTGTGGTATTAATATCAGTTTTTTCCTGTAAAGTACCTGAAAATGTGGTTTATTTTCAAAATTCTGCAAATTTGGAGAAGATTTCTTCTACAAATTCTTTCACCTCTATTTTTAAAGTTGATGATATCGTTGGGATACTGGTTTCTGCAGCAGATATGGATGCAGCAAGACCATTTAATTTAATGCAAAGTTCTTCTATGTCACTAGGAGAAGGCGGAGGAGGAAATGCAGTAAGTTCTGCAGGATCAGGTGAACCTACGTACCTAATAAACGAAGAAGGAAATATTGATTTTCCTGTTTTGGGAGAGCTAAAAATTGCTGGCCTAACTCGAATCGAGGTTAAGGAAATGATTAAAGAAAAGCTAAAAATTTATATCAATGATCCTATAGTAAGTGTACGGCTTAAAAATTTTAAGATTACCGTTATGGGAGAAGTATCAAGACCTGGTTCTTATACAATACCCAATGAAAGAATTACTATTATTGAAGCCCTTGGTTTAGCGGGAGATATGACTATTAAAGGAAGAAGAGAAAACCTAATGGTGATTAGAGAAAATGAAGGAGTAAATACATATCATCGTGTAGATCTTACTTCTAAATCAATTTTTGAATCCCCTGTATATTATCTGGCACAAAATGACGTTGTTTATGTTGAGCCAAATAACTCAAGAATAAAAGAATCCAAAACACGTGATAACACCCTTGGTGTCATTATTAGTATTGTTGGTGTAATTATATCTGTAGTAACTCTAGTTGTAAGATAATAAGTATATGATTTCTAATACTAATAATACCCCTACGAAGAATACTAATTTTGATTCATCTTCTGGATTTAGTTTTAATCTTAGAGATCAAATTTTAAAATACCTTAAACGTTGGTATTGGTTTGTATTAAGTGTCTTTATTTTTGTTAGTTTGGCGTATCTTAAAGTAAGGTATACAATTCCTCAATATAATGTGTCTTCTAGTATTGTGATCTCTCAGGATGAAAGTATGGGTGAATCAGAGTTGTCGGCATTTAAAGATCTTGGTTTATTGGATGATGGGCAGAATAAAATTGAAAATGAGATTCAAATTTTAAAATCAAGAACGTTATTAACTAATGTAGTTAATAATTTAAAACTTAATGTTCGATATTTTAGTGAAGGAAGAATTCTAGAAGTAGAGAATTACCCAAAATCACTTATTGAAATTAATTTTTTATCAGATGATTCTATTGTACATAAAAAATCAAAAGTTTTTCATGTGCAAATTGATTCTGACACCTCTTTCTCGTTTTTAGATGAAAAAAAAACAAAAAGTAAGTAACCATTCCTTCGGAAATACTATTAGTACTAGTATTGGTGATATTATTATTACTCCAAGTATGGATACTATGAATGCTAGTATTGGTAAAATCATCAAAATTGTAGTAACGCCAGTAAAGTTTGTTGCCGAGTCATATAGAAATAGATTATCTATTATTTCGGTTAAAAATTCGGCAATTGTTAGATTGTCGTTAAACGACCCGGTCAAGGAAAAAGCAAAAGATATTATTAATAACCTTGTAGAAGAATACAACAAGGCAACTATAGAAAATAAAAAACAAGCTTCGGCAAGAACTGCTGATTTTATAAATGATCGTTTAGAGCTTATTTCAGGAGATTTGACCCAAGTAGATGATCAAGCGGCAACGTATCAATCGAGTAGAGGATTAACTAGTAGTGATGTGGCAGTTCAAGCTCAACAGTTTTCAGATTTAGATACAAAAAACTCTCAAGAAATAGCACGGCTAAACACACAGCTATATTTTATAGAATCGATGCGAAAGTTTGTGCTTAGCCAAGATGGTAAGTTTGATCTTGTACCACAATCTAATTCTGGATTTAGTGATCCAACAGTTGCTACTACGATATCAAGATATAATGGATTAATTCTTCAGAGACAACGTTTATTAAAAACTTCGAGTATAAAGAATCCAGTTGTTGTAAATATAGATCAACAAATTGGTGGATTAAGACAAGTTCTAACAGGAAGTTTAAATAGCCTTAAAAACTCTATCAATGGGCAATTACGAAGCTTAAATACCCAGAATCAATATTTTGGAGGTCAAATATATAGCGCACCAACACGACAGAAAGATATTAGAGCTATAGAGCGGGAACAGACCATAAAAGAACAATTATATCTTTATCTACTTCAAAAAAGAGAAGAAGCAGAGATAAAGAGTCATATTACGCTTTCTAATGCCAGAGTAATCGATAAAGCGTCTACATTGGGATCATATCCAGTATCTCCAAATAAGAAAACAATATATGCAGGAGCTTTCTTTCTTGGTTTGATATTGCCTTTTCTTATTATTTATACCTCAGATTTGTTAAATGTAAAAGTAAGTTCTAGAGAAGACCTCGAAAAAGTACTTTCTATGCCAATTATTGGGTCTATACCAAAGGTGAAATCCAAAAATAAAATAATGATTTCGCAAAATGATAGATCAGGAATAGCAGAAGCATTTAGGATCTTAAGAACAAATTTAGACTTCTTAATGGCAGGAATTAACAAAACTAAAGGAAAAGTTATTTTTGTTACCTCTACTATTTCTGGAGAAGGAAAGACTTTAATCTCTTCAAACTTGGCTAAAACTTTAGCCATTTCAGGAAAAAAAGTAGCCTTTTTGGGTACGGATTTAAGAGATCCTAAATTTCATAAGTTTTTTGATCTACCTAATGGGAAAGATTCTAAAGGACTTACTAATTTTATAATGAATGATGAATTAACTCCAGAAGATATCATATATAAATATAAAAAAGAAGATGCATTTGATATTGTACCATCTGGAGCAATACCACCTAACCCTGCAGAACTTTTAATGCAAGAAAGAGTAAATGTAATGTTTAAGTATCTAGAAGAACACTACGATTATATTATTGTAGATACTGCTCCTGTTAGCCTTGTAACCGATACGCTTTTAATAGCAAAACACGCAGATTTAAGTATTTATATAGTAAGAGAAAATTACTCTGATAAAAGAGTATTACAGGTTCCAGAAAATTTCTATAGAGAAAAACGTTTACCAAATATTGC is a window encoding:
- a CDS encoding helix-turn-helix domain-containing protein, whose amino-acid sequence is MLINKTSYKPNKSLATYVDRIYVLKHSGAFKLPAILPGTGLELLFHTHEPLLINNHKCDNGHVICPRNSILHIDEFSDVSFISVRFKSGAFRHFSSIPFIELNNQFASVEDIWGVKGKYFLEKLNEHHTINDKIKCIESFLLKCLYDYHNKQNDKWDTIMHSLYKQYNSISLKELAAYTNLSYRQFERNFKSQFGITPKKIQRIIRFEATVKKILLNRNPGYLSTALDHGYYDQSHFINEFQFFTEEKPSNYFVTKNYDHHFYDKSIKAPERY
- a CDS encoding MBOAT family O-acyltransferase, which produces MFILIASYIFYGLWDWRFLFLILASTVVDFFIGQTIHANDSASKRKAWLWVSVIFNIGLLGFFKYYNFFIGSWVDFLSVFGYELKSTWTLQIILPVGISFYTFQTMSYSLDIYYKRLTPTKNFIAFATFVSFFPQLVAGPIERASNLLSQITTKRIFNYTQCTEGLRLILWGLFKKVVIADSIAPIVDDIFLNYNDYSASTLILGVSLFSFQVYGDFSGYSDIAIGTAKLFGIELMSNFKFPTFSRNVAEYWQRWHVSLSTWFRHYVYIPLGGSRVSKLKSVRNIIIIFLVSGFWHGANWTFIVWGAIHAALYIPVFLMGRNRIYMNTVVAENRWLPSLTEISQILLTFLLVTFSRVFFRSESITDAFGFLEQIYANFSYETYQHPLGYRMVDYFILLGLFILYEFRIRRDERAPFKFKSRIVRFVAYTLVILGMLLFFDDNIDRSFIYFQF
- a CDS encoding DegT/DnrJ/EryC1/StrS family aminotransferase; its protein translation is MNIIDSKKIWLSSPHMGGSEQKFVKEAFDTNWVAPLGPNVNGFESDIESYLGEDVYAAALSSGTAALHLGLKLLGVTVGDEVLCQSMTFAASANPIVYLGAKPIFIDSERSTWNLCPDQLEIAIKDRIAKGKKPKAIIAVHLYGMPYNVEAIHNIASEYKIPILEDSAEALGSSYQGINCGTFGDIAILSFNGNKIITTSGGGSLVSKKQEHKDKAIFLATQARDNAPHYEHSEIGYNYRMSNITAGIGRGQMEVLDAHVDNRRSNFEFYKKNLEDSSEIKFLEEPSGYHSNRWLTCIETSSYKLREGIRLSLAEENIESRPLWKPMHQQAVFADCDAYLNGISDDLFDRGLCLPSGSNLEEDDLYRIVSVIKNVLR
- a CDS encoding polysaccharide biosynthesis protein, encoding MIKSYLINNSHKHASKWLVLSIDVLITIFNFFLAYVIRFGITLNFDTTNLIYQLPIIAGLSTLSFLMIGSYKGVVRHTGMRDAYNLFVAVTILISLMGFFMASSRLALLPELLNIPVSIICVHYLLNIITLTTSRLIFKYCYYYVKSKIGETSRILIYGAGDSGLITLAAVTNDSNRSLSVVGFVDDNSQKIGKTINGIKVYPSGMINQSFITKNNIKEIVVSIPHISKKRLSEISDNLLKLKVTVKIIPAVNDWIDGKLKVSQIKEIQIEDLLERAPISMDNQNITQELNDKVILITGAAGSIGSEIVRQASYYSYRHLVLVDQAESPLYDLQQELLSKGVTNFTPIVADIRDHQRVETIFEKYRPNMVFHAAAYKHVPLMENNPCEAIKINVLGTRKLADLSSEFGVDKFVFVSTDKAVNPTNVMGATKRVAEMYIKCINGTSNTKFITTRFGNVLGSNGSVIPLFKKQIQKGGPLTVTHKDVTRFFMTIPEASQLVIEAGTMGNGGEIFIFDMGESVKIFDLAKKMIRLSGLRYPEDIDIKITGLRPGEKLYEELLADTENTLPTYHKKIMISRFDDNDCVLVKDKIDDLCIMNLLSQDHQIVGKLKEIVPEFISNNSTFESIDKINKKSIQGKREVLA
- a CDS encoding polysaccharide biosynthesis/export family protein, which gives rise to MEKISSTNSFTSIFKVDDIVGILVSAADMDAARPFNLMQSSSMSLGEGGGGNAVSSAGSGEPTYLINEEGNIDFPVLGELKIAGLTRIEVKEMIKEKLKIYINDPIVSVRLKNFKITVMGEVSRPGSYTIPNERITIIEALGLAGDMTIKGRRENLMVIRENEGVNTYHRVDLTSKSIFESPVYYLAQNDVVYVEPNNSRIKESKTRDNTLGVIISIVGVIISVVTLVVR
- a CDS encoding Wzz/FepE/Etk N-terminal domain-containing protein — its product is MISNTNNTPTKNTNFDSSSGFSFNLRDQILKYLKRWYWFVLSVFIFVSLAYLKVRYTIPQYNVSSSIVISQDESMGESELSAFKDLGLLDDGQNKIENEIQILKSRTLLTNVVNNLKLNVRYFSEGRILEVENYPKSLIEINFLSDDSIVHKKSKVFHVQIDSDTSFSFLDEKKTKSK
- a CDS encoding GumC family protein, with the protein product MKKKQKVSNHSFGNTISTSIGDIIITPSMDTMNASIGKIIKIVVTPVKFVAESYRNRLSIISVKNSAIVRLSLNDPVKEKAKDIINNLVEEYNKATIENKKQASARTADFINDRLELISGDLTQVDDQAATYQSSRGLTSSDVAVQAQQFSDLDTKNSQEIARLNTQLYFIESMRKFVLSQDGKFDLVPQSNSGFSDPTVATTISRYNGLILQRQRLLKTSSIKNPVVVNIDQQIGGLRQVLTGSLNSLKNSINGQLRSLNTQNQYFGGQIYSAPTRQKDIRAIEREQTIKEQLYLYLLQKREEAEIKSHITLSNARVIDKASTLGSYPVSPNKKTIYAGAFFLGLILPFLIIYTSDLLNVKVSSREDLEKVLSMPIIGSIPKVKSKNKIMISQNDRSGIAEAFRILRTNLDFLMAGINKTKGKVIFVTSTISGEGKTLISSNLAKTLAISGKKVAFLGTDLRDPKFHKFFDLPNGKDSKGLTNFIMNDELTPEDIIYKYKKEDAFDIVPSGAIPPNPAELLMQERVNVMFKYLEEHYDYIIVDTAPVSLVTDTLLIAKHADLSIYIVRENYSDKRVLQVPENFYREKRLPNIAVLLNAAGNKTGYNYGYGYGKKN